Genomic segment of Rhodocaloribacter litoris:
CGCCCGGCTTCGTACACCGCCGGCACGCCCGGCGAGCCTATCTCGAACACCACGCCCCCGCCGCGTTGTGCACCTTCTCCGACCTTCAGAGATGACGGGTTCATCGTACGTTCGCCTGCGCCTCGCCGGCGTGCTGATGGCCGGTCTGTGGGGAGCGGTCGCGGCCACTTGCGCGGGTACCTCCGGCGGCGTGCGGCCTGCCGTGCCCGCCGACACGGTCTTCGTGCGCGTCAACCTCGTCGGTTACCTGCCGGGAGACGCCAAGGTCGCCGTCGCTTTTTCCGAGGCTCCGGTGCACGGCGCGTTCACGGTCGTCGAGGAGCCGGCCGGGGCGGTCGTCTTTCAGGGGGAGGTGCGGCCCGCACCGGCAAAAGGCTGGGGGCGGTTCGCCCACTACTATGAACTGGACTTCAGCGGGCTCGCCACGCCGGGCCGCTACCGCGTCCGCATGGAGCAGACGGGCGACGTGTCGGCCCCCTTCACGATCGGGCCGGACGCCTACGGGGCCTACCACGAAGACCTGCTCGGCTTCCTGCGCCAGCAGCGCTGCGGCTACAACCCCTTCCTGGACCGCGTCTGCCACCGGCGTGACGGGCGCACCTTCTATGGCCCGGTGCCGGACTCCACCTACCTCGATGTCAGCGGCGGCTGGCACGACGCGGGCGACCAGCTCAAATACCTCATCACCGGCAGCAATGCCACGGCACGCCTGCTCCTGGCCTATCTGCTCGAGCCCGACAAGTTCGGTGACGTCGTCAACGACCTGGGGCAGCCCCGGCCGAACGGCCTGCCCGACGTGCTCGACGAGGCCCGCTGGGGACTCGACTGGCTGCACAAGCTGCACCCCGAACCGCATCTGCTCGTCCATCAGGTGGCCGACGACCGGGATCACATCGGCTGGAAATGGCCGGACCGCGACCCCTCGGACTATGGCTGGGGGCCGAACAGCTATCGCCCCGCCTACGTCGCCACGGGGCGGCCGCAGGGCCTGCGCCAGTACCAGAGCGAGGCCACGGGAATGGCCAACCTCGCCGGACGTTTCGCCGCGGCCATGGCCCTGGCGGCCCGTCTCTGGCAGGACCTCGATCCGGCCTTCGCGGCGAAATGCCTGGCGGCGGCTAAGTCCGCCTACGCCCTGGGACGGGCCCACGAAGGCTACCAGCAGGGGAACTCCTACGGCGCCCCCTATCGCTACGCCGAGCGCACCTGGGCCGACGACATGGAATGGGGCGCCGCCGAACTCTATGCCGTGACGCGGGATCCGGCCTACCTCGCCGATGCCCGGCGCTACGCCCGCCTCGCCGGAGCGACCTCCTGGATGCCCCGCGACACCACGGAACACTACGAATACTACCCGTTCGTCAACGTCGGTCACTTCGCCCTGTATCCCCACGTGGACGGAGCCTTCCGGGACACGCTGGCCGGCTACTACCGCGACGGCATCGAACACGCGCTACGGCGCGGCCAGACCAATCCCTTCCGCATCGGGGTGCCCTTCATCTGGTGCTCGAACAACCTGGCCACGGCCCTCATCACCCAGATCCTCCTCTACGAGCGCATGACGGGCGACACTCGGTACCACGACTTCATGCTGGCCCAGCGCGACTGGCTCCTCGGCCGCAACCCCTGGGGGACTTCCATGTTCATGAGCATTCCGCGCGACGGGGAATACCCGCAGGACGTGCACACGAGCATCTGGGCCCTGACGCGCCGTGAAGTCCCCGGCGGCCTCGTGGACGGCCCCGTCTACGCCACGATCTTCAACAGCCTGCGGGGCCTGCACCTGACCGCCCCCGACGAGTTCGCCCGCTTCCAGAACCCCTACGTGGTCTATCACGACGACATCGGCGACTACGCAACGAACGAGCCGACGATGGACGGCACCGCCGGCGCCGTCTATTTCATGGCCCATTTCGGCTCCGCGGCGCACCTCGCACGCTGACCGTCCCGTCCCGGTTTGGGGGGCACGAAGCGGATGCGGCTTACGGTCCCGGAGGGGGTTGCGGTGCCGGGCGGCCGAGCATCTGGTCGTAGAGCCGCCGTAGTTCTTCCGCGTCCTGCCGGTAGGTCGAGTCTTCCAGCGTTTCCGCCAGGCGGGTGCTGAAG
This window contains:
- a CDS encoding glycoside hydrolase family 9 protein produces the protein MTGSSYVRLRLAGVLMAGLWGAVAATCAGTSGGVRPAVPADTVFVRVNLVGYLPGDAKVAVAFSEAPVHGAFTVVEEPAGAVVFQGEVRPAPAKGWGRFAHYYELDFSGLATPGRYRVRMEQTGDVSAPFTIGPDAYGAYHEDLLGFLRQQRCGYNPFLDRVCHRRDGRTFYGPVPDSTYLDVSGGWHDAGDQLKYLITGSNATARLLLAYLLEPDKFGDVVNDLGQPRPNGLPDVLDEARWGLDWLHKLHPEPHLLVHQVADDRDHIGWKWPDRDPSDYGWGPNSYRPAYVATGRPQGLRQYQSEATGMANLAGRFAAAMALAARLWQDLDPAFAAKCLAAAKSAYALGRAHEGYQQGNSYGAPYRYAERTWADDMEWGAAELYAVTRDPAYLADARRYARLAGATSWMPRDTTEHYEYYPFVNVGHFALYPHVDGAFRDTLAGYYRDGIEHALRRGQTNPFRIGVPFIWCSNNLATALITQILLYERMTGDTRYHDFMLAQRDWLLGRNPWGTSMFMSIPRDGEYPQDVHTSIWALTRREVPGGLVDGPVYATIFNSLRGLHLTAPDEFARFQNPYVVYHDDIGDYATNEPTMDGTAGAVYFMAHFGSAAHLAR